In Vibrio echinoideorum, the following proteins share a genomic window:
- a CDS encoding alpha/beta hydrolase, with amino-acid sequence MPRKTILTLIALTTFGLVGCSSETIEPAYETSPNLPEYQQETFDAYVNDTQDWLLKNRVFMTENKQLEIQLNSPTEYQPASPNGKAVLLVHGLGDSPYSFKDIATHLAEQGYLVRTVLLPGHGSRVGDLMQPSLEDWQGVVAHHTKLLEQEYDSVWLGGYSTGANLVTSQAMNDPKISGLLLFSPAFQPSSSAVQYAGLASYFVTWADQDPEDNILRYNSLPMNGASVYYETSEVVREDLQDKHFDKPVFIMMSEGDSVIDTNFVQQAFTKSMPNPNNVLVWQGESALEDPRAIQYSMKIPEQRISNGSHMGLLFSPSNPYYGVNGSEKICSNGQAEGFEEQCNATSEVWYSAWGYIEDGKNHARLTYNPYFSDSMAKLDAVLNSEG; translated from the coding sequence ATGCCAAGAAAGACAATTCTTACGCTTATTGCCTTAACAACTTTCGGTCTCGTTGGCTGCTCCAGCGAGACCATTGAACCCGCTTACGAAACCTCTCCAAACTTGCCCGAATATCAGCAAGAGACTTTTGACGCATACGTGAACGACACTCAAGATTGGTTGCTGAAAAACCGCGTGTTCATGACCGAAAATAAGCAACTAGAGATTCAACTTAATTCTCCGACAGAATATCAACCCGCTTCCCCGAACGGGAAGGCCGTGTTGTTAGTTCATGGATTAGGTGACTCACCCTACTCATTTAAAGACATCGCCACGCATCTAGCAGAACAAGGTTACCTTGTGAGAACGGTATTGCTTCCCGGTCATGGCAGTCGTGTGGGCGACTTAATGCAACCAAGCTTGGAAGATTGGCAAGGTGTGGTCGCTCATCATACTAAGCTGCTAGAACAAGAATACGATTCCGTGTGGCTTGGTGGCTACTCAACAGGTGCGAACCTCGTAACGTCACAGGCGATGAATGATCCAAAAATATCAGGGTTATTACTGTTCTCTCCTGCGTTTCAACCGAGCTCATCAGCCGTGCAATACGCGGGGCTAGCAAGCTACTTTGTTACTTGGGCTGATCAAGATCCTGAAGACAATATACTGCGTTATAACTCTCTACCAATGAACGGCGCGTCCGTTTACTACGAGACATCAGAAGTGGTTCGCGAAGATCTACAGGATAAGCACTTCGATAAACCGGTGTTTATTATGATGAGTGAAGGCGACAGTGTGATTGACACCAACTTCGTTCAACAGGCCTTTACTAAGTCGATGCCTAACCCAAACAATGTGTTGGTTTGGCAAGGAGAATCCGCACTCGAGGATCCTCGCGCTATTCAATACAGCATGAAGATTCCAGAGCAACGTATCTCAAATGGTTCTCACATGGGCTTGTTGTTCTCACCTAGCAATCCGTACTACGGAGTCAATGGTAGTGAGAAGATCTGTTCTAATGGGCAGGCTGAAGGCTTTGAAGAGCAGTGCAACGCGACAAGTGAAGTTTGGTACTCAGCGTGGGGATACATTGAAGATGGGAAAAACCATGCTCGCCTAACCTACAACCCTTACTTTTCGGATTCAATGGCTAAGCTTGATGCTGTACTGAACTCTGAAGGTTAA